AGAGTCTGGTAGTGAGGACGCAGGGTAACCCTGAATCCGGCATTGAGTAAAACACCGACTATTTCTTTACCGCAAAGATTGAGTATCGAATTCTCCCCCCAGGTAGGAGCCAGCAGGATTGAGTAAGGTTTTTGCGGAGGTTTACACCTTTTGGCAGCTTCATTATAAAGCTCCTCTACCCTGGCATATCCATGAGGAATCAGATTCTTGGGAGCAAGCCCTTTCATCTGCTCCCGTTTACGGATCTCCCTGATCTGGTGTGGCCCTACACAAAGAATTGTGTCATAGTGATCGTAGGAGTTCTCAAAATCAACCATGTGGGTACTGCCCATGGCATGGAACAGATATATGTAATGAACAGGATTGATAGATCGTTTGAGCTGAAAAACGTTCAGATCTATCATGGTCAGCAAAAGGCTGTCTGCTTTCAGGAACTGAAAGAGCATGATCTGCCAAAAACCAGGTTTAATGTAGAAGGGCATAAACAAGGGATGTTTTTTAGAAAGCCCCGGATCCAGAGGATCCGAACTGATATAACATACGGATCTGGAATTTGATAACAACTCTTCAATGATCTTACGGAAATGATGCCAGTCCTGGCCGCTTTCCGAATAGACCACTATGTTGCGTTGATCATCTGTAAGCTTGTTGAATGCCCTGTAATTCTGAAATGATTTAAAAAACAGGCTCAGCGAAAGGAAAGGATTCTGTTTCACAATCTGCTTTCGAATTATTGTGAATGAGAATAAAAATCAATTTTTCTTTTTAGATTTAAAGAAAGATGCGATTTTAAACCAGAAGGTTTTTACTCCGAGAATTATGGTTGCGAAAATCCCCACAATAGCAGAAATTATCATTGTTCCGGTACCCGGATCCAGGTATGCAAAAGAGAACTGGGGGTTTTGCTGAAGTTCTGGAGTAAAGTATCTGGCCACAACAGTAGCTATCAGCATGAGACTAAAGATATTCAGGCGAAGATATTCCAGCTTTTTTCCCATAATCCCTCCCGGCTAAAAAAGACTAATAAAATAATTCACACTCTTTGTTATTACCACTACCTCTTTTCATTTGGCCGGTTTGAAGCATTCCATCCAAAAGGAAACGCTGTTAACCGGAAGTAAAAACTATTTTCAAGAAATAGCCCGGGCAATTCAATGTAAATAACACACCTGAAGCGGGCAGATTGTCCATTTAATTCTGTAAAAATAGATGTTGCTTTAACAGGTAATTATAAAACAAGATCAGACGACAGGTACCATGTCCGGTATCGAATGAAAAATGAAAACAAAAAGGAGGTATACTTGTGAAAGTTGCTATTGCATACTACTCCCAGCATCATGGGAATACGAAGAAACTTCTGGATGCCATTAAGGAAAAGTATGATATAACACT
The Fibrobacter sp. DNA segment above includes these coding regions:
- a CDS encoding CDP-glycerol--glycerophosphate glycerophosphotransferase — its product is MKQNPFLSLSLFFKSFQNYRAFNKLTDDQRNIVVYSESGQDWHHFRKIIEELLSNSRSVCYISSDPLDPGLSKKHPLFMPFYIKPGFWQIMLFQFLKADSLLLTMIDLNVFQLKRSINPVHYIYLFHAMGSTHMVDFENSYDHYDTILCVGPHQIREIRKREQMKGLAPKNLIPHGYARVEELYNEAAKRCKPPQKPYSILLAPTWGENSILNLCGKEIVGVLLNAGFRVTLRPHYQTLKLTPKVVEEILRLYGQNPLLKYVNRMGDTDSLFDSDLLVCDWSSTSIEYALGLEKPVLYIDVPRRVRNPSYQELGLEPMEVSIRNEVGFVLKMDELEKAPLVIEKLLSDPEQFKKKISNLRENILFNFGKSVETGAREIMKIADMQKQKRLDGTLGSQNTVRNNENQ